Genomic window (Podarcis muralis chromosome 9, rPodMur119.hap1.1, whole genome shotgun sequence):
GGAAGCAAAGAAGGAAAATCTAAACATAGTAATGTCGCAAAAGTAGACTTATTAATGACATCTGCCTGATGGGTGCTTTACCTGTAAGTAGAGTTCAGGCACCTTTTTCATCAGTGGGCTTTTTTATACAGATATTTTATATGCAAGTAACCAAATCTCAATAGTATAAATCTCCTTGCTTTCCCCAACTTGttggtttctctttctcctctctacACGGTGCTTGCAactaggaagggaggggggatttgATCCAGTTCACGTTTAAAGGTGAACTCaccaaattcacattttctgaaacaatgtgttaACTGAAACAGAGctatctgaattttgtaatggagttttccagtcaagtaatgtgcacaaaattgCAAATATTGGGGCAAAGTGTGCAAAGAtatgcatatatcagtgaaaataaaatacaaagatacattatattggggaaaacgGCTTTGTAAAGATGTGTATAgtggagattattatttttttgctataaCCTGTATTTGGTTTACCAATAAATTCTGATTTGACTTGATTAGGTTGGAGAAATTTGAACATTAAAACTGATTAAATTTCCTGagggcatttaaaaataaatcattcaCAAACTGATATAGGAAGGTAAAGAACTGAACttatgattggaaaaatgagaagctgaaagaaaccaaaactgacatacTGTATCTGTCCACCCCATTTACCACCCCAATATATTTCAACTATGTCCCCACTCCAGCTAATACAGTCCCTTTCTTGTGCACTTGAGGCCAGGGATGCTGATCAGATCCCAGCCTCACAAAACGGCTCAGGGAGGGTGGCATGAGGAGGACGCCATGCGCCCTTTGATCGCAGCCTCACTGAGGGGCTGGGATGGAAGGGCACATGGCTAGTGCATGCTTCTCATGTGGCCCTCCGCGGATCCCGAGGGGCTGGCTTAGGGAGAGTGGGGCAAGGAGGGCTCAAGAGCCAGGCTGCGATCAAAGGGTGTCGCTCCAGCAGCAAGGGCCAGGCTGGTGCCACCCATACAACGCCTCTTCTTTGGTGCAGCTATGGCAAGTGAAATGGGGGGCAGCCCTGTGCCATCCACTTTTTCTTCCAGTTGGGCCAACAGTAGGGCAGCATGGATGTAGCAAACCCAAAAATGCCTTATCTTCTCGGTCTTCGCCAATAAAACTCAGAAACGAGAGGAGTTAGGAGTCCAGCGTTCTTGCAAAGCAATAGGTCACAATGGGATAGCTCCGCAAAGGTTGCCACCCCACCCAGTGGTCCAGGCAGCAGTAtttataaagtttcaaacaaagcatttcaatttccACCAGTCATATACATCATTACCTCATTGATAGGCCATTCATATGCATAAAAGTATTTCTCATTACCTCATTCCAAGTTATTGGACTTGTGCACAACATTGGCTAATTCTGCTGACTAGGCTCCGATTCCCACCCTGTTCCATGGCCTTCACATGAATACACTGTGTTACACAAAGCTTTTTGTGTGCATGTTGTAGGACCTTGTATTTTAGCTTTTGTGCGGTATGTTGTGatttacatacagtggaacctcatatTATGGACGGGATCCACTCCGGAAGCCCATCCATACCACATAACTGATGCAAGCAGAAGTACGtggtgcaatttagcacttctgcgcacgcgcgagtggcaaaacccggaagtaaccagtttcggtacttctgggttgccgcgggatgcaacacgaaaacacataacctgaagcagacgcaacatgaggtatgactgcattagCTGTTTTCCCGCCCCCAATGAGGGCGGCACATGTTGCAAAATTGTCAGTTTCATAAAGTAACAGGCTACCATAAGTTCTCAATTAGAAGCACACTCAAGGATTTACAGGGGTACACATTAGCACATTTATTGTGACCCTTTGGGCCACTCCCACATGGAGACTGGTGCCCTCAGCAAGCCCATTATTTTCACTTAATATTTTCCTGTTGCCATCACTCCCCTTAACCCAAAATAGAGCTCTTGACTGGCATAggactctacctctctttcacaAATGGCAAGTGCACAAGTAGAGAGGGCAATgcatgaaataattttaaaaatccaaagaaaACCAGCCCTAGAACTCCCTCTCACTCACAGTTTTCATAAAAGGTACTCCACCAAAAAAGGATGGAGGAGCCACATCAGGTGGAAACAGCCATAATGGCAGTTGGCCTCcctggctgctgctggtggtgcttcTCCTTGGGCAGTTTGGTTCTAAGAGACCCTGCAAGGGAAACATCCACAGCTGGAGGAACTGGCAATTACGACAGATCTAGTCCCAGGCCTTTCAAGTGATCTTGAGGGTGCAAGTTCTGGAAGCCCTGCTCTCTGCCATGCAAACCTTTATCTACCTGGCCTGGGGGGACGGGgccagactgactccagctacaaaagctgactCTTGGGCTGGAATATTCTTTAGgtagttttgtggggggggggggagggttgttgtcattattgatattaatttctTGTCTATTTTTAGATGGTATTACAATTTATGGGGAAATTTGTTGcacactttttgatgtgttttatttatagcttatgactacttttgcaATTATGTCAATCTTCTCacattgtaagccaccttgaccaatgctatttttctagaagaagaggtgccagaactcatcatgaacgCCTCCCCTGTTCTCTCAGaatggtgccagaactgagttctggtgagttccagctgggggaaaaacaccctggttttaactatggaaaggtggcatacaaataagatGGTGATGAAAGAATCGCCCAAGAGCAGcaataattgtttgtttgtttatttattttctgtggcAGATGACTTAATTTCAAGCCACAAGGCAGCTGTGGTTTCCCTtcatttaaagaaacaaagttttGTCACTTTCTTGAAGTACTGGCAGAGCCGCAAGTGGCTGGTCAGAACTGTGTCCTGGACCACTGGCCCAAGAGGTGAATTCCTGAGCAGCAGAGAGACTTCTCCAGCTTGGCTCACCAAGTGTTTTTTGGCCTATCCCCAGTGGCACTTGTAACATAAAGCAGACTTGCTGGATCCCAACGACACCAGTTAATTCCTTCTTGTGAGAGTAGGTAGCCTAAGGACCCTAAAGGAAGTAGTGGAGATTCAACTCCAATAAAAAGCAACCCAAAGATTGTTTGAACCACCAGGCAGTTGCAAACAGGGGCACCATATGGGGAGGGGGTCAGGCGAggagcctccccccccaaaaaaaaaaatttcaaggagggagccaggccccctcaatattctgtgGCAACGTGCACACACCATGTGACATGCTCATGTGAAACACATAAACCGCCCTTCTTACCACATCTATTTTATGCCCACGTTTCTCTAGGTCTTTTAGAATAATTAGGGAATCCTCTTTAACCAAGGTGTGTATGTATTGTAAATTTGCTACCTGCTACTACTGTAACTGCTGTCTAAAGAAGCATTTTAATATATTCTGTCACTCCTATTATATATAATAAACCaacctttctttatttctttgtgtgAGAGTTTCTTGTGGGCATAAAGTTAAGGGCTAACACCTCCATAAGAAGCACACGCCATAACTCCAGCAAAAGAATGGAAACCTCATATGAACACACTGGCTGTGCACATGGGAGTCCAAGTAGACACTCGTAACAGAATGACGCTGGTTACCTGGATCTGTTTTTCAGAAACAGCACTTTCAGGGGCAAGTGTTGAGAGGGAGCGAATGTGCAGAAGAAGAAACATAGTTTGGAGCCTCAATCCAGATCAGAAGCCTGTACCAGATCAGAGGCCAGGAGCTACTTTTTATTCTAAAGAAAAAGGAGCCAGTTTAAAAGACACTTTAAAGGTGTGGTTTGCCCTTAGAACTATCCTCCTTCGCTCAATCTCCAACTGCCTGAAATGTAAAACTTTCCACAAATTAATTTCCTATTGTTAATAACTTAAAATGCTGCGGGGGAAATCCTGAGAAATGACTGCTAAGTTTTGGTAGCAGACTTCTTTAAGATTCTGGACACATCACGGGTGAGAAAAACAATAAACGGACAGAAGCAAACAGAgataaaacataatgaaattcATTTTCTGTACGCACAGCAAGACTGTGATAGACTCGACAGGAAGAGATCCAACAGGAAGATTATGACACAGCCCTTTCACCATCCTTCAAATACTTTTTCATCTAATAGGGAGGCACTAGATCATCTTCTCAACAATggcatttttgcttttctttaaagTACCTTTTTATGTTAGTGACAGGGACAGGGAACAGTGGGTGGCTGATCATGGCGTTGGCACTGCTTTTCCAATGGCAAAAAGCATCCGTTTTTGTAAACAACTGGGATTGTTATCCTAGACTATTTTTTAACTTCCATTTGAGAGAAGAGTTAAACCACTTAGAAATTTACTCATGCATGGTACAGCTTGGAAACAGCAAGTTAAGGCATCAGACTAACTTCTATGCAATGTAAACAGGCAGCAAATTCACATAATATTGTGCTCACTTACAATTGCGCCTCCGGACCCCCACTCCTCAGATTGCATCTTCTTTGGCGGACAGGGGAGGCTATAGCAACCTCACTGGTGATCCTGTCTGCTTTGGAGATTGGAGGGACACTCTCTTCTATAGTGGTGATCTCTGCCGCTTTGTGCCCTAACTCAAACTTACTATTACTATGTATTCATTTTTAATAGTAAATGCCAAACTCTGGTGCCTTGGAGAAGAATCACTGAAACTGCCTGCTACCCACAATGCACTATAGTAcgtgttctctttttaaaaatcttttaagaTGTGGCAGACACAGCCAGGACTCACCAGTGCCTAGTCCCAGAAGCACAGCCCAATTCTGACAATCATATTGCAGTCTTTGCTTCCTCAAAGTAGCATCCAAGTCAGACGAGATATGGAAAGAGAACTGACTCTAGTGCTTCTGACAGCAGGTGCCTCAGAATATCAAAATATATCAAAAGTGGATGACGGATGAACACTTCAGTGGATTAGGGCCGACACAGGCAAATACAAAAAACCAAGTGCAACTGGCACTTTTCAGGGTGGTCTATGCATGTATGCAATGCAGAAGCAGCTGTGCTTTCCCCTCCACCCATCACACAGAGCATACACAGACATCACAAGCAGCAATATTTTGCATGCACTGCTTAGGTCCCCACCCATGTACTGTATGGGTTTgcactgttgctgctgtttttccaGCAGAGGAAGGGGTAACGGAAGAACCCCACATGCAGCAAAGTTTAACAGAAAAGCAGATAttggcaaaggaaagcagaagacGCCCAAGAAACCAAGGGGGCATCTTTTGCACAAGCAGAGCTCCAGATTACACTGTGTAAGGCATGGCATGAGAAACACAGCCATAATCTGACTAGGCCTAGTGGAAGCATTTCTAGCAGAGCCCCTCTCTGTCAGGATGTtgtcagcagctcctggctggttgctcaGGAAAGTATAAGTAtaaaagtttcttaccgtcctgttttatttcagtctttacagagagaggctatagaacccagcctcttggataatggcattgtcctgagtgactctccacacacacacccatctctccCACTCCCTCATTCATCTCCTCTACGGttgctgctacatgccctctgtctttcagctctttgctctcctacttttaaggctcaccaggttctgggagaggaaGGGTCTGGAAGGCTTTCTAAAGGCACcgtgtcagccaggtgttgttctggctctccaattatttcccagtTTTCTCCCtcacctgcctctgagctgctacctccctcaaacccctgctgttAATCTatattgtcttcctcttcctcctccctggaaaggtcaggatggggagacggtctccaccattcctcctttgcccagTCCCAGACACTCTCCCTGTGAATAACTTGACACAGAACTGGCTCCAGTTCATTGGATGGGAGTCCTTTAACTGTTGAGCGGGATGAGAAGCAAGGCACAGCCAGGCAGAGGCTCAGTTAAAGTGGCAATGTAACAAGGGCAGCTCCAGCTTTCTCGTGAGAGTTGTTCATGCATCTCTAAGGCTTATGGCATCCCGCTGATGCTGCAACTAAGATTCCAGTGCCTTCTACCACCTGCCCAACCACATCTGGATAAACGAGACTTAATGGAACATTGGTTCTCTTCAAAAAGCAGCATTTGGAGTATACTGGAAAGGAATTACCATGAAACTTGCAATACAATTAGCAATTTACTAAAAGttagccttttaaaataaaacagtgtCTATATTATGAACAATATACAATTTAGAGGAACTAATCATATGGCTATACTGTACAAAGTGTTCTGTTTACAGGATCCTCTGGAGACAAAACATTACAATATTtcctagggacacaggtggtgttatggtctaaaccactgagcatcttgggcttgccaatcgtaaggtgggcagttcaaatccacacaacagggtgagctcctgttgctctgtcccagcttctgtcaaactagcaatttgaaagcataccagcacaaaaaagataaataggtaccactgcagcgggaaggtaaaccgcatttccgtgcactctggttcccaccatggtgtcctgttgcaccagaagcggtttagtcatgctggccacatgacctggaaagctgtctgcggacaaacgccggctccctcggcctgaaagtggagataagtactgcaccccatagtcaaatttgactggacttaactgtccaggggtcctttacctttacaacatttATGCCATATCTAATGTGCTTATAAAGCTGTACGGATTTCAAACCCTCCATTTTTGCTGGGCCAGTTCATTCCAAAGAACATGTCTTCCTGATGTCAGAGAAAGGGCCAAATCAGACAAGACAATATTCACACAATGgacattttcactttttaaaagccatccacaTTTTTCCTAATGGCAAGAGCCCTGGAATATGAATGCCCTAGTTGTTCCAGTATCACACATGTAAAGATGAAGTATTGTTCATCTTGTTCTAATTAAAAGGTTATAGGACTGTTGAAACAACCTGGAATAAAAAAAACAAGCAATTGCTAGCCTGTGAGGTAGTAACATAGATGAGTTAAATTTCATGCAAGATGCTCATGAAAGATGCCCCAGACTAAGGCAGGCAAGACTTTTTAAAGGAATAAAGGAGGAAATAAGCAAGTGACAGCCAAAAAGGGCTTTGCCAATCTGCATATCCAAGGTTGCTATGAAACCAGAGAACATCAGCCATGAAATCAGGCACTGAAAGAGGTGAGAGGTGGGCGCAGGGCAGGTTTAGCCACATTCACGACCCATTGCACTATTACAGCCTTATCTGCTAATTGACCAAGCAAAGCAGGCAAAACCTTAGTTCTCCTCATCCTTTTCAGTCACTGAAATACATCAGATTCTTACAACTTTTCAAGTACTTGCAGTGGTGTGAAAGGCAGACATGAGAACTGACCCAAAGAACAGCCATTTCAGCCATAactgaaagaggggaggggaagagaagagtCTGGTAAAGAACTTCTACTGAATTGGTCAACAGATACTGTGATTGAACCAGACATTCAGTTTTAACACTGTATTACAAAgagtttgatttttaaaagaccaGTCATAAAATGTGCTTTGTGAAAGTTTCAGAAGATAAAATATTTAGGGTCCAGAAGCACAAAAATATCCCCCAACTTAAATACATTAGAAAAGATGTCAAAATAGCAACCACCACAAGTATTCCATTTTTCATGTTGTGATTGAAGTCCAAACATGTAAtagcttcttctttctttctttctttctttctttctttctttctttctttctttctttctttttccaagtaAAAGTAGAGTGGTTGTTGAAATGTGCTCATCATTCTTAATAAGAGAGTTGATGCTGAACTTTCTTTTGTgacaatgaattttttttttaaatgccttctTCTATTGGGATTTTATTTCAAAGTCTTGACTGCCAATCTCTTTAATTGTCAGAAAAGTCCCCTATATTCAGGCCTTGGCACAACTCACTGCTTTACGAACTAGACCTAAAAGAGCAAGAAGTTCTCCTGCTGAAGTTCTATGGAAATGAATGAGAGCTGTGCAAGAGCACTGTCTTCTTgcagtgcttcttcacacaaggCACTTTCCTGAGCAGACTGTTCCCTTGCTGTTTAAACagatgatgaaaaaagaaaacagataaaTGAAACATGAACTGATAGTGGCAAAGAGATTATTATATACTTACATTTCCCTGAACAGACTGAAGCTTTTGCATAGATGCTGCCTGGTCACTGTCCTTCCTAATGAACAAAATGGATACCAGCAAATGGTTACCAATAAGCAGACCTTGATTCCCTAAGATCAGACGACTGTTCCAAAACAATGTCTCCGAACAACGCAAATAGGCCACAACATGGCAAATGTAGACCAATGTAAAGTAGTGCACATTGGGACTAAACATCTTAGCTTCACAAATAGCACCAATGTGGTCCCAAACTTGCAGTAATCTGtcagaaaagaatacagtggtaccttggttctcaaacagcctAGTTCACAAACAGAAcccgaacgtcgcaaacccagaagtgagcgtTCCAATTCTcaatttttggggggaagtttttgggttttttaaaagaattttattgaacataacaacataatattttaacaataaaacatattatcccaaaaaaaaattcccctaattttttccctccccccaaccccctcccccccccccccggacttccctcagctccactCTCTGGTTTTTCCATACTTAtaattctctgcatattgtaaaactGTAAAGATCCTTAACTTATCTGTCTAtgtgttattaataataaatttgtgagtgtttattcaaaacctgccaaggagtccaattctaacttattttattttattttactggaaGTTGAATGTGTCCTGAGCTTCCGTTTTTAGTGTTGCATTTCCATTTCTAGAGAAATCACGCTGGTTGGGCCAACGAGGAAAAGCATCCCGGAATCGCTTTGAAGCCCAGCCGCTTTGAcatgagagagaggagagagatcaAAATATTGCACTGATTGGGGCGGTAGGGAAAAGCATTTTAGGGGTAGTTTTTCAACaacctggaacggattaatccattttgcattactttctatggtaaAGCATGccttttggttttggaacagacttccagaacagattaagtttgagaatcaaggtacagtaccactgtaacagaattGTAGACTTAACAAAAGCAACAGAGAGCTGCCCTCAGACCTGATCCAGCCATTCCTGAAAACCTATTCTCTGTTTCCTGCTTCATGGCCACTAACCACAGAGCATGCCACACATTCCACATTGGCCAAGCATCAAACTTGATGCTCAAAGAACCTTGAAGATCTGCATGTCAAGATAAAATTGggacaaagaaaaatgataacagGAGGGGATGACACAGAAAAACAGTCCCTTTAAATTTCACCTGGCATGCCAAAGGGGTGAGAAAATTATAAAGAAGAGCTCTGTTGGAGCAGACcaaagccccatctagtccagcgttctgttttcacagtgactgaccagaatgaatgaatggggaAGACTGTGTGCATGCGAATGAATGGCTCTCGACTCTGAAAAGGCTGACCCTGCACTAAATGCACGCTGAAAAACTTTCAGCATCCAACAACCTGAGGTGAAATACTACAACATTTTACTAAAAGCATTTGTTTTCAGTTCTTTTCTACTAGATCAGCTTCCTTATGGTACCGCACATAGTCAACCTTCTCTTTGCTCCAACattttcctgccctccctccctggctCACGCTTCTTGACTGTAGTTCAGTTTCTAATCTCACAGGATTACTTATGCTGGTCCCATTTCATTAACACAGGATCACATTTCTACCATCAACACTAGCAGAATACTAGAGCAaccatctttctttcttctatGACTAAAATGCTGGCCTAGAACAAACACAGTTGCAGTACACGGGCACCAACACGTGATTCTACTGGGCTGAATTGTACTAAATTGTTCCGAGACTGCTCTGCAAAATAGGAGACACTAGAGTTTGTAATCTGTGTTTCTCACTTTTCACTTTCTAATGAAAATGAAAGGATGTCCCACCCTTTTGTGGCTTCCAGTAAATGTTTCTGCCCATGATTTATCCATTCTTCTTGCTCAGCATACACCCTACTACAAAACCAGCATTTAAACATTTGTTTTGATGCTTCCGCTATTGATGAAGCCACCTCCTTGCAGTTATTTTTGTGCACCTTCTTTCGTGTCATTCTTACTTTTTTCTGTTGTTTCACTTGAGATGATCTATCAAAAGTCCGAAAAGTAAGTCTTTTATAATGTCGTTTCACACTGAGACAACTAATAGTTCTTTCTGATAAAATTGCTTTCAGGACATTGCCTTTGTACTTGTTAATAACCTTCATGATATTAATTATTTCTGGTGAATCAACATCAGGGTGGTTTAAGACAACTACTGGCTGGTTACGATGAGGGCATTTTATTAGCTGATCACTTTTGAATGCTACAAGCCTAAGGCATCTCATGAGAGTGGGCACCACCTTAAGGAAGCGCTCCTCTTGAGCTGCGAGTCTCTTCTGGGGCAAAGTGTTTGCAGGATGTGCTCGCTTAGCTTTGTGCTGGGGCTCCTCTTCACCTTTCATGGCCCTTTTGCTTAGCCCACTTGGGCTGCTGCCTTTTTGACATGACAACATACCATTTTGTTGGCCATAACTTGGCACAGAACTAGAAGAGTGGCAAGTGTGACTATGTGACACACAGAGATTTCTAGAAACCTCATTAACTTCATTCTCAGCTGGCAAAGTTGGACCTTTGTCAAGTCTGGCAGAAACACAGCAAGGAACTGGCCTTGGGATAAACATTTTGTTGCAATATCGAGAAGGGGAAGGTGACATTTCATCAccattttgtttttcagttggGGCCTCAGAACTACTGCATTTTAGCACTCTCAGTACAGTTCCTTGAGGAATGAAAGCCGGAGAAACAGTGTTTGTTTTTGTAATCACCCTGGTTTTGGTTTTAGCCTCTTTAAGTGTTTCCAAGGGTTGTTCTTGCTTATTAGAACACTCATTAGAAAAAGTGGCGCCCTTTGGTCTCTGAGGAGAAGGCACAAGTTCTTGTTCAGATATCATATCTGAGCTAGTTTTTTCACTCTTTTTTTCTGGCGATAACACTTTCTCCTTAGAGGCTTGGCTGTGACTGTGTCTTAATGAAGCAGCTAATTGAGATTTCACATTCGATTCAACAGCAGACATCAGCTGAGCAATCTTTCTGCACAACAACGATGTGGACCTTTTCTTCTGTAATGTATCATCCCACTTAATTCCTTCCGGGATATTCACAGCGCCAGAGCTGAGGGAAAACACAGATGAGATCACCGGACCATCTACTGAATCACCTTCATATTTTATACTGTGTGCTTCCACTTCCatatcatctttctttcttttcacattAATTCCATTGATCACACCTAAGACGTTCTCAGACTCCTCTGAAGCTAGAGGCTTATTCTGCTGTGACACTGCAGCTCTTTCAAAAGGGTGAAACAAATGGGAATCAAACAAATGTGTTTTTGCAGCTACTCTAAACTCATTCCATTGTTCTTCTTTGGCATTAGTTAAAGTGAAGCGCATGTTACCGAATACTGAGGAAGACGGTAAACTATTGTTTTTCTGGACAGTAGCTAACAAATCACTTTGGGACTTGTTCTCATCTTCGGAAGAGGGAGCTGCTAGGCATATGGCTGGATCTGAACTGGAAGTTATATGTTTATTTTCTGAAcattttctcttttgaaagagTTCTGGGCAATTTGTTTTTTCAGAAGAAAACTCTGCTAAAGGTGGTAGAAGAtcatattctctctgtgtgttttctttgCAAATAGCATTTTCCTCCTGGGTATTTATCAAGCTGCAGTTCAAAGTAGTAGAACTGGCAGAATGCAGACAGTTCTTGTCATTCTTGTTATCTAAAGCACAGGACTCAAGAGTTGGGGGCACAcagttatttattgtgttttcttCTTGTTCTGCACACTGATTTCCAGATTCTACTTTTTTGTAATTCATAGCTTCAGAGGTAGTTCCTTTCGGAGGAATGAGTTTAAGAATCAAATGCTGTGTACCATTATTTCTTTTAATTCCTACTATTTGTGCCAAACAATTATGTGGAACACAAAATTTGGCAGGTGCAACCACTGTTAATGGCATTCCAGGTGTTATAGGCCCTTTTTTTGGAGAATAAACTTCAACTTCCATCAATGCATCTTCATTTTTGTGGATTCTGACATCAGATAGTTTATTTACATGTTTATCTTGTATGAAGGCTGTACTTTGACTACATTCATCATAAACTGATGATGAATCATTTTCAGGCATTTCATCTTTAATCCCACAAATCTGAGATAAACCTGAAGGTGTGGACTGCAGAGAAGCTTCCAGGCCATGTTTCTTCCACTCCAAATTATGCTCTGGTGAACAATTTTGTTTTTGATCAACTTTTGCAACTGAAATCATTTCTTGCTTCTCAGTTGCGTGTAATCTTTTTGTGTGTTTGACAATATAATCATGCCTAACTGCACCATAGTCACAGTATTTGCACTGGTATGGAAATCTCCCAGTATGTTTCACTGTATGCCTTTCGAATTCCCCTTTGGTGTAAGACACCCAATCGCACTGGGAACAAATAAATTTGATCTTTTCATGTTGAGCTACATGTTTCTTATGTTGTAAGAGATCCTTTGTAGAAAATCGGCATTTGTCACAATAATATTTGTCT
Coding sequences:
- the ZNF518B gene encoding zinc finger protein 518B isoform X1, yielding MQLKKTRKVLPILTASQGNKGPRSLTTLPKQTKVDKANTIKANDENCNFAYKEAEESELYPVNCIKCRCVQDILALQLHQQKCQDIEDDYQVCSKGLLTVLSTLNFQIAPAVSLDTEAQEKMSLSKPRRAFKVKNFQPDKYYCDKCRFSTKDLLQHKKHVAQHEKIKFICSQCDWVSYTKGEFERHTVKHTGRFPYQCKYCDYGAVRHDYIVKHTKRLHATEKQEMISVAKVDQKQNCSPEHNLEWKKHGLEASLQSTPSGLSQICGIKDEMPENDSSSVYDECSQSTAFIQDKHVNKLSDVRIHKNEDALMEVEVYSPKKGPITPGMPLTVVAPAKFCVPHNCLAQIVGIKRNNGTQHLILKLIPPKGTTSEAMNYKKVESGNQCAEQEENTINNCVPPTLESCALDNKNDKNCLHSASSTTLNCSLINTQEENAICKENTQREYDLLPPLAEFSSEKTNCPELFQKRKCSENKHITSSSDPAICLAAPSSEDENKSQSDLLATVQKNNSLPSSSVFGNMRFTLTNAKEEQWNEFRVAAKTHLFDSHLFHPFERAAVSQQNKPLASEESENVLGVINGINVKRKKDDMEVEAHSIKYEGDSVDGPVISSVFSLSSGAVNIPEGIKWDDTLQKKRSTSLLCRKIAQLMSAVESNVKSQLAASLRHSHSQASKEKVLSPEKKSEKTSSDMISEQELVPSPQRPKGATFSNECSNKQEQPLETLKEAKTKTRVITKTNTVSPAFIPQGTVLRVLKCSSSEAPTEKQNGDEMSPSPSRYCNKMFIPRPVPCCVSARLDKGPTLPAENEVNEVSRNLCVSHSHTCHSSSSVPSYGQQNGMLSCQKGSSPSGLSKRAMKGEEEPQHKAKRAHPANTLPQKRLAAQEERFLKVVPTLMRCLRLVAFKSDQLIKCPHRNQPVVVLNHPDVDSPEIINIMKVINKYKGNVLKAILSERTISCLSVKRHYKRLTFRTFDRSSQVKQQKKVRMTRKKVHKNNCKEVASSIAEASKQMFKCWFCSRVYAEQEEWINHGQKHLLEATKGKDSDQAASMQKLQSVQGNQGNSLLRKVPCVKKHCKKTVLLHSSHSFP
- the ZNF518B gene encoding zinc finger protein 518B isoform X3 yields the protein MQLKKTRKVLPILTASQGNKGPRSLTTLPKQTKVDKANTIKANDENCNFAYKEAEESELYPVNCIKCRCVQDILALQLHQQKCQDIEDDYQVCSKGLLTVLSTLNFQIAPAVSLDTEAQEKMSLSKPRRAFKVKNFQPDKYYCDKCRFSTKDLLQHKKHVAQHEKIKFICSQCDWVSYTKGEFERHTVKHTGRFPYQCKYCDYGAVRHDYIVKHTKRLHATEKQEMISVAKVDQKQNCSPEHNLEWKKHGLEASLQSTPSGLSQICGIKDEMPENDSSSVYDECSQSTAFIQDKHVNKLSDVRIHKNEDALMEVEVYSPKKGPITPGMPLTVVAPAKFCVPHNCLAQIVGIKRNNGTQHLILKLIPPKGTTSEAMNYKKVESGNQCAEQEENTINNCVPPTLESCALDNKNDKNCLHSASSTTLNCSLINTQEENAICKENTQREYDLLPPLAEFSSEKTNCPELFQKRKCSENKHITSSSDPAICLAAPSSEDENKSQSDLLATVQKNNSLPSSSVFGNMRFTLTNAKEEQWNEFRVAAKTHLFDSHLFHPFERAAVSQQNKPLASEESENVLGVINGINVKRKKDDMEVEAHSIKYEGDSVDGPVISSVFSLSSGAVNIPEGIKWDDTLQKKRSTSLLCRKIAQLMSAVESNVKSQLAASLRHSHSQASKEKVLSPEKKSEKTSSDMISEQELVPSPQRPKGATFSNECSNKQEQPLETLKEAKTKTRVITKTNTVSPAFIPQGTVLRVLKCSSSEAPTEKQNGDEMSPSPSRYCNKMFIPRPVPCCVSARLDKGPTLPAENEVNEVSRNLCVSHSHTCHSSSSVPSYGQQNGMLSCQKGSSPSGLSKRAMKGEEEPQHKAKRAHPANTLPQKRLAAQEERFLKVVPTLMRCLRLVAFKSDQLIKCPHRNQPVVVLNHPDVDSPEIINIMKVINKYKGNVLKAILSERTISCLSVKRHYKRLTFRTFDRSSQVKQQKKQGNSLLRKVPCVKKHCKKTVLLHSSHSFP